ACCAGCGTCACGTACTCGCGCTGGGCGTCGTCCTGACTCATGCCTTTCAGGCCGGCCCAGGCGTCGTATTTGGCGCCGCCCACGAAGTCGAACCCGCCAGGACGCGCGCCTGTGACGTCCCCCTGGCTGCCCTGCTTGTACAGCGCGTACAACTT
The window above is part of the Deinococcus aquaedulcis genome. Proteins encoded here:
- a CDS encoding acyl-CoA-binding protein — translated: MTAFEQAQQDVQTLSRKPGNDVLLKLYALYKQGSQGDVTGARPGGFDFVGGAKYDAWAGLKGMSQDDAQREYVTLVETLKAHS